A DNA window from Daucus carota subsp. sativus chromosome 3, DH1 v3.0, whole genome shotgun sequence contains the following coding sequences:
- the LOC108214375 gene encoding squamosa promoter-binding-like protein 6 isoform X3, which produces MESWSYVSGERGFVSEDSATASDVIARDRNGSMDWEFKSLFYGSDNNIELGPSSQEGIESMGIIDLGVQETMRKSVSNGSIKDAYGNKLNGIRMFENAFWGGEESNSKLSSSFVEFTGAESSLIDLKLGRFDDQRDARKLSAYRVAPSSCSNDSASKTGKRMRVGGLNSLTPYCQVYGCKKDLSSCKDYHKRHKVCEVHSKTPKVIVNGIEQRFCQQCSRFHLLVEFDDGKRSCRKRLAGHNERRRKPHMGSAASRFQGTVVSTLSFNHQDILPGCLPQQQKSERNYWPGHVKLEEGADYSSQSAITVAVGGLHSKSLFSSYGFDKHCQPEERIGAFEDLGSKSNGNRDQYLVRNTSFGGEAYNNFDSTVTVQALSGFSDSGRALSLLSSQSQTSMSHTSGTLMAYPLISPSSHGHYSETQASEKLLGMSPQTSRNEMSNKFASSGIKSTENHLNHMITTSGSNAVVNYGIDGMFHGSGYMNSKEQLSCEGGTIDLLQLSSQLQQVEDQRQSLHEKPENDSFL; this is translated from the exons ATGGAGTCTTGGAGTTATGTTTCTGGAGAAAGAGGGTTTGTGTCTGAAGATTCTGCTACAGCCTCAGATGTTATTGCAAGAGATAGAAATGGATCAATGGATTGGGAATTTAAGTCCCTTTTTTATGGTAGTGATAATAATATTGAATTAGGACCTTCGAGTCAAGAGGGAATTGAAAGTATGGGAATTATTGATTTGGGTGTCCAAGAAACTATGAGAAAATCTGTATCTAATGGTTCAATTAAGGATGCTTATGGTAATAAGCTAAATGGTATAAGAATGTTCGAAAACGCCTTTTGGGGAGGAGAGGAGTCTAATTCTAAGCTATCAAGCTCATTTGTGGAATTCACTGGTGCAGAGTCATCTCTCATTGATTTGAAACTAGGAAGGTTTGATGATCAAAGAGATGCACGAAAATTGTCTGCATACCGGGTAGCTCCAAGCTCGTGTTCGAATGATTCAGCGTCTAAAACGGGGAAGAGGATGCGAGTAGGGGGGTTGAATTCTCTTACTCCTTATTGCCAGGTTTATGGATGCAAGAAAGATTTGAGCTCCTGCAAAGATTACCACAAGAGGCATAAAGTTTGTGAGGTTCATTCCAAGACTCCCAAAGTTATTGTTAATGGCATTGAACAACGGTTTTGTCAGCAATGCAGCAG GTTCCACTTGTTGGTTGAATTTGATGATGGTAAACGTAGCTGCCGTAAACGCCTTGCTGGCCACAATGAGCGGCGCAGGAAACCTCATATGG GTTCTGCTGCTAGCAGGTTTCAGGGGACAGTTGTTTCCACACTATCTTTCAACCACCAAGATATACTTCCAGGTTGCCTTCCTCAGCAACAAAAAAGTGAGAGAAATTACTGGCCTGGGCATGTGAAACTTGAAGAGGGGGCTGATTATAGTTCTCAGTCAGCAATTACTGTTGCAGTTGGAGGATTGCATTCAAAATCCCTTTTTTCATCTTATGGATTTGATAAACATTGCCAACCTGAAGAAAGGATTGGAGCATTTGAAGACTTAGGAAGCAAATCCAATGGAAATCGTGACCAGTACTTGGTTCGAAATACCTCATTCGGCGGAGAAGCTTATAATAATTTTGACTCAACAGTGACTGTTCAAGCGCTATCAGGGTTTTCCGACTCTGGTCGTGCTCTCTCTCTTCTGTCATCTCAATCACAAACTTCTATGAGTCACACTTCAGGAACACTCATGGCATACCCTCTGATCAGCCCGAGCAGTCACGGGCACTATAGTGAAACTCAAGCATCAGAAAAACTCTTGGGAATGAGTCCTCAAACTTCCAGAAATGAAATGTCGAACAAGTTTGCTTCATCTGGGATAAAATCTACAGAGAATCACTTAAATCATATGATCACTACAAGTGGTAGCAATGCTGTTGTCAACTATGGGATTGATGGGATGTTCCACGGGTCCGGTTACATGAATAGTAAGGAACAACTTTCTTGTGAAGGTGGTACTATTGATTTGTTGCAATTGTCATCACAACTTCAGCAAGTGGAGGATCAAAGGCAATCTCTGCATGAAAAGCCTGAAAATGATTCTTTTCTGTAG
- the LOC108214375 gene encoding squamosa promoter-binding-like protein 6 isoform X2 gives MESWSYVSGERGFVSEDSATASDVIARDRNGSMDWEFKSLFYGSDNNIELGPSSQEGIESMGIIDLGVQETMRKSVSNGSIKDAYGNKLNGIRMFENAFWGGEESNSKLSSSFVEFTGAESSLIDLKLGRFDDQRDARKLSAYRVAPSSCSNDSASKTGKRMRVGGLNSLTPYCQVYGCKKDLSSCKDYHKRHKVCEVHSKTPKVIVNGIEQRFCQQCSRFHLLVEFDDGKRSCRKRLAGHNERRRKPHMGMHSGRSGRLYQTYGSAASRFQGTVVSTLSFNHQDILPGCLPQQQKSERNYWPGHVKLEEGADYSSQSAITVAVGGLHSKSLFSSYGFDKHCQPEERIGAFEDLGSKSNGNRDQYLVRNTSFGGEAYNNFDSTVTVQALSGFSDSGRALSLLSSQSQTSMSHTSGTLMAYPLISPSSHGHYSETQASEKLLGMSPQTSRNEMSNKFASSGIKSTENHLNHMITTSGSNAVVNYGIDGMFHGSGYMNSKEQLSCEGGTIDLLQLSSQLQQVEDQRQSLHEKPENDSFL, from the exons ATGGAGTCTTGGAGTTATGTTTCTGGAGAAAGAGGGTTTGTGTCTGAAGATTCTGCTACAGCCTCAGATGTTATTGCAAGAGATAGAAATGGATCAATGGATTGGGAATTTAAGTCCCTTTTTTATGGTAGTGATAATAATATTGAATTAGGACCTTCGAGTCAAGAGGGAATTGAAAGTATGGGAATTATTGATTTGGGTGTCCAAGAAACTATGAGAAAATCTGTATCTAATGGTTCAATTAAGGATGCTTATGGTAATAAGCTAAATGGTATAAGAATGTTCGAAAACGCCTTTTGGGGAGGAGAGGAGTCTAATTCTAAGCTATCAAGCTCATTTGTGGAATTCACTGGTGCAGAGTCATCTCTCATTGATTTGAAACTAGGAAGGTTTGATGATCAAAGAGATGCACGAAAATTGTCTGCATACCGGGTAGCTCCAAGCTCGTGTTCGAATGATTCAGCGTCTAAAACGGGGAAGAGGATGCGAGTAGGGGGGTTGAATTCTCTTACTCCTTATTGCCAGGTTTATGGATGCAAGAAAGATTTGAGCTCCTGCAAAGATTACCACAAGAGGCATAAAGTTTGTGAGGTTCATTCCAAGACTCCCAAAGTTATTGTTAATGGCATTGAACAACGGTTTTGTCAGCAATGCAGCAG GTTCCACTTGTTGGTTGAATTTGATGATGGTAAACGTAGCTGCCGTAAACGCCTTGCTGGCCACAATGAGCGGCGCAGGAAACCTCATATGGGTATGCACTCTGGTAGATCAGGGAGATTGTATCAGACATATG GTTCTGCTGCTAGCAGGTTTCAGGGGACAGTTGTTTCCACACTATCTTTCAACCACCAAGATATACTTCCAGGTTGCCTTCCTCAGCAACAAAAAAGTGAGAGAAATTACTGGCCTGGGCATGTGAAACTTGAAGAGGGGGCTGATTATAGTTCTCAGTCAGCAATTACTGTTGCAGTTGGAGGATTGCATTCAAAATCCCTTTTTTCATCTTATGGATTTGATAAACATTGCCAACCTGAAGAAAGGATTGGAGCATTTGAAGACTTAGGAAGCAAATCCAATGGAAATCGTGACCAGTACTTGGTTCGAAATACCTCATTCGGCGGAGAAGCTTATAATAATTTTGACTCAACAGTGACTGTTCAAGCGCTATCAGGGTTTTCCGACTCTGGTCGTGCTCTCTCTCTTCTGTCATCTCAATCACAAACTTCTATGAGTCACACTTCAGGAACACTCATGGCATACCCTCTGATCAGCCCGAGCAGTCACGGGCACTATAGTGAAACTCAAGCATCAGAAAAACTCTTGGGAATGAGTCCTCAAACTTCCAGAAATGAAATGTCGAACAAGTTTGCTTCATCTGGGATAAAATCTACAGAGAATCACTTAAATCATATGATCACTACAAGTGGTAGCAATGCTGTTGTCAACTATGGGATTGATGGGATGTTCCACGGGTCCGGTTACATGAATAGTAAGGAACAACTTTCTTGTGAAGGTGGTACTATTGATTTGTTGCAATTGTCATCACAACTTCAGCAAGTGGAGGATCAAAGGCAATCTCTGCATGAAAAGCCTGAAAATGATTCTTTTCTGTAG
- the LOC108214375 gene encoding squamosa promoter-binding-like protein 6 isoform X1, translated as MESWSYVSGERGFVSEDSATASDVIARDRNGSMDWEFKSLFYGSDNNIELGPSSQEGIESMGIIDLGVQETMRKSVSNGSIKDAYGNKLNGIRMFENAFWGGEESNSKLSSSFVEFTGAESSLIDLKLGRFDDQRDARKLSAYRVAPSSCSNDSASKTGKRMRVGGLNSLTPYCQVYGCKKDLSSCKDYHKRHKVCEVHSKTPKVIVNGIEQRFCQQCSRFHLLVEFDDGKRSCRKRLAGHNERRRKPHMGMHSGRSGRLYQTYGNGSAASRFQGTVVSTLSFNHQDILPGCLPQQQKSERNYWPGHVKLEEGADYSSQSAITVAVGGLHSKSLFSSYGFDKHCQPEERIGAFEDLGSKSNGNRDQYLVRNTSFGGEAYNNFDSTVTVQALSGFSDSGRALSLLSSQSQTSMSHTSGTLMAYPLISPSSHGHYSETQASEKLLGMSPQTSRNEMSNKFASSGIKSTENHLNHMITTSGSNAVVNYGIDGMFHGSGYMNSKEQLSCEGGTIDLLQLSSQLQQVEDQRQSLHEKPENDSFL; from the exons ATGGAGTCTTGGAGTTATGTTTCTGGAGAAAGAGGGTTTGTGTCTGAAGATTCTGCTACAGCCTCAGATGTTATTGCAAGAGATAGAAATGGATCAATGGATTGGGAATTTAAGTCCCTTTTTTATGGTAGTGATAATAATATTGAATTAGGACCTTCGAGTCAAGAGGGAATTGAAAGTATGGGAATTATTGATTTGGGTGTCCAAGAAACTATGAGAAAATCTGTATCTAATGGTTCAATTAAGGATGCTTATGGTAATAAGCTAAATGGTATAAGAATGTTCGAAAACGCCTTTTGGGGAGGAGAGGAGTCTAATTCTAAGCTATCAAGCTCATTTGTGGAATTCACTGGTGCAGAGTCATCTCTCATTGATTTGAAACTAGGAAGGTTTGATGATCAAAGAGATGCACGAAAATTGTCTGCATACCGGGTAGCTCCAAGCTCGTGTTCGAATGATTCAGCGTCTAAAACGGGGAAGAGGATGCGAGTAGGGGGGTTGAATTCTCTTACTCCTTATTGCCAGGTTTATGGATGCAAGAAAGATTTGAGCTCCTGCAAAGATTACCACAAGAGGCATAAAGTTTGTGAGGTTCATTCCAAGACTCCCAAAGTTATTGTTAATGGCATTGAACAACGGTTTTGTCAGCAATGCAGCAG GTTCCACTTGTTGGTTGAATTTGATGATGGTAAACGTAGCTGCCGTAAACGCCTTGCTGGCCACAATGAGCGGCGCAGGAAACCTCATATGGGTATGCACTCTGGTAGATCAGGGAGATTGTATCAGACATATGGTAATG GTTCTGCTGCTAGCAGGTTTCAGGGGACAGTTGTTTCCACACTATCTTTCAACCACCAAGATATACTTCCAGGTTGCCTTCCTCAGCAACAAAAAAGTGAGAGAAATTACTGGCCTGGGCATGTGAAACTTGAAGAGGGGGCTGATTATAGTTCTCAGTCAGCAATTACTGTTGCAGTTGGAGGATTGCATTCAAAATCCCTTTTTTCATCTTATGGATTTGATAAACATTGCCAACCTGAAGAAAGGATTGGAGCATTTGAAGACTTAGGAAGCAAATCCAATGGAAATCGTGACCAGTACTTGGTTCGAAATACCTCATTCGGCGGAGAAGCTTATAATAATTTTGACTCAACAGTGACTGTTCAAGCGCTATCAGGGTTTTCCGACTCTGGTCGTGCTCTCTCTCTTCTGTCATCTCAATCACAAACTTCTATGAGTCACACTTCAGGAACACTCATGGCATACCCTCTGATCAGCCCGAGCAGTCACGGGCACTATAGTGAAACTCAAGCATCAGAAAAACTCTTGGGAATGAGTCCTCAAACTTCCAGAAATGAAATGTCGAACAAGTTTGCTTCATCTGGGATAAAATCTACAGAGAATCACTTAAATCATATGATCACTACAAGTGGTAGCAATGCTGTTGTCAACTATGGGATTGATGGGATGTTCCACGGGTCCGGTTACATGAATAGTAAGGAACAACTTTCTTGTGAAGGTGGTACTATTGATTTGTTGCAATTGTCATCACAACTTCAGCAAGTGGAGGATCAAAGGCAATCTCTGCATGAAAAGCCTGAAAATGATTCTTTTCTGTAG